A genomic window from Vigna unguiculata cultivar IT97K-499-35 unplaced genomic scaffold, ASM411807v1 contig_285, whole genome shotgun sequence includes:
- the LOC114171513 gene encoding transcription termination factor MTERF5, chloroplastic-like, protein MQSLKSHHAVSSSLFNQFSYQSMTFFLSFSTKSRCLHFNETISLIDYLNSDLQFSRTQSLYVSKRVSGCRFPQNPLSVLTFFKQIGFSQSQILSLIRQIPQILFTNVEKILRPKIQLFQMSGFQGYELCSFISKNPSILTHSLKKTLVPSVEAIRKIVYDQKDFILVLHRCGWILPKYKRIMENVVFLESCGILGTHLSLLLKLHPRLFVAQRSTIENNVSRAVDLGFRENSRMLVHAIYTLSCLSDKTFERKLKLFFGFSKDEGLQMFKRTPTLFRTSEKKLKVGMKFFLHTVMLPKSVLIHQPRILMYSMEDRVLPRYKVFQLLKSKNLCKKVPSYIHVLCLSEEMFLDKYISQFRENAEELLVAYKGHYLEA, encoded by the coding sequence ATGCAGTCTCTCAAGTCACACCATGCTGTTTCATCTTCTCTTTTCAATCAATTCTCTTATCAGTCTATGAcattcttcctctctttctcAACCAAAAGCCGTTGCCTACACTTCAACGAAACCATTTCATTAATTGATTACCTGAATTCCGACTTGCAGTTCTCCAGAACCCAATCCCTTTATGTCTCCAAACGTGTTTCAGGGTGCAGATTCCCTCAAAACCCCTTATCAGTGCTCACTTTCTTCAAACAAATAGGCTTTTCCCAAAGCCAGATTCTCTCCCTGATTCGTCAAATACCCCAGATACTGTTTACAAACGTTGAGAAAATCTTGAGACCCAAAATTCAGCTCTTTCAGATGTCTGGATTCCAGGGTTACGAGTTATGCAGCTTCATTTCAAAGAATCCCTCCATTTTGACTCATAGCTTGAAGAAAACATTGGTCCCCTCAGTTGAAGCTATTAGGAAAATTGTCTACGACCAGAAagattttattcttgttttgcaCAGATGTGGCTGGATACTCCCAAAGTACAAAAGAATTATGGAGAATGTCGTCTTCTTGGAGAGTTGTGGCATTCTTGGGACTCATCTTTCATTGCTACTCAAACTTCATCCAAGGCTTTTCGTTGCACAGCGGTCTACTATTGAAAACAATGTTTCTCGAGCTGTAGACTTGGGTTTCCGTGAAAATTCAAGAATGCTTGTCCATGCAATTTATACATTAAGTTGTTTGAGCGATAAAACATTTGAGAGAAAGTTGAaacttttttttggtttttcgaAGGATGAGGGCCTGCAAATGTTCAAGAGAACTCCGACTTTGTTTAGAACATCAGAGAAGAAGTTGAAAGTTGGAATGAAATTCTTCTTGCATACAGTTATGCTGCCCAAGTCAGTCCTTATTCACCAGCCTAGGATTTTAATGTACAGCATGGAGGATCGCGTGCTTCCTCGATATAAAGTCTTCCAACTGTTGAAATCAAAAAATCTCTGCAAGAAAGTCCCCAGTTATATTCATGTGTTGTGCTTGTCTGAGGAGATGTTCTTGGACAAGTATATATCACAGTTCAGAGAAAATGCAGAGGAGTTATTAGTAGCATACAAGGGTCATTATCTGGAGGCATAA
- the LOC114171512 gene encoding elongation factor Tu, mitochondrial-like, with product MATLLLRHSSSTSRRLFPLASQIHSSVSRSPLSTPNDSTSTSFYSFNFNPWWRSMATFTRTKPHVNVETIGHVDHGKTTLNAAITKVLADEGKAKAVAFDEIDKAPEEKKRGITIATAHVEYETAKRHYAHVDCPGHADYVKNMITGATHMDGGILVVSAPDGPMPQTKEHILLARHVGVPSLVCFLNKVDAVDDPELLELVEMELRELLSFYKFPGDEIPIIRGSALSALQGTNDEIGRQAILKLMDVVDAYIPDPVRQLDKPFLMPIEDVFSIQGRGTVATGRVEQGVIKVGEEVEVLGLMQEPCFLMLDVLLNFFFELLIKFENWSFRLSLALASSSSRSGTGVTLLCSRPMWDTVLILPLARRMKLLKVSSLSSEVLSEFAARPCYPFQARVVSTAGLAARHLILGSYPASLEATLVAFP from the exons ATGGCCACTCTTCTTCTCAGACACTCCTCTTCCACTTCTCGCCGCCTCTTCCCCTTAGCCTCTCAAATCCACTCTTCCGTATCTCGTTCTCCTCTCTCTACTCCCAATGACTCCACCTCCACCTCCTTCTATTCTTTCAATTTCAATCCATGGTGGAGATCCATGGCAACTTTCACCAGAAC GAAGCCTCACGTTAATGTCGAAACTATTGGACACGTGGATCATGGGAAGACCACGCTAAATGCGGCAATCACCAAG GTGCTTGCGGATGAAGGGAAGGCTAAGGCTGTGGCCTTTGATGAAATTGACAAGGCTCCtgaagagaagaagagaggaaTCACCATTGCAACG GCTCATGTGGAGTATGAGACTGCAAAACGACATTATGCGCATGTGGACTGCCCTGGACACGCGGATTATGTTAAA aatatgATTACGGGAGCTACCCATATGGATGGTGGTATACTTGTTGTATCTGCACCTGATGGACCAATGCCTCAAACCAAGGAGCACATTCTTCTTGCTCGCCAT GTTGGTGTGCCATCTCTTGTTTGCTTTCTAAATAAAGTTGATGCTGTTGATGATCCAGAGTTGTTAGAGCTTGTAGAAATGGAGTTACGTG AGCTACTGAGCTTCTACAAGTTCCCTGGGGATGAAATCCCGATCATTAGAGGTTCAGCGTTGTCTGCTTTACAGGGTACAAATGACGAGATTGGAAGACAGGCCATTCTAAAATTAATGGATGTTGTAGATGCATACATTCCTGACCCTGTTCGCCAACTTGACAAGCCCTTCCTAATGCCAATTGAAGATGTGTTCTCAATTCAG GGACGTGGAACAGTTGCCACTGGCCGTGTTGAACAAGGCGTCATTAAAGTCGGTGAAGAAGTAGAGGTGTTAGGTCTAATGCAG GAACCATGCTTCCTCATGCTTGATGTACTTCTCAACTTCTTCTTCGAACTCTTGATAAAATTCGAAAACTGGTCGTTTAGGTTATCCCTAGCATTAGCCTCGTCATCATCTCGTAGTGGTACAGGTGTAACGTTGCTCTGCTCCCGACCGATGTGGGACACGGTTCTAATTTTACCCTTGGCACGTCGAATGAAACTGTTGAAAGTTTCATCGTTATCAAGTGAGGTGTTATCTGAGTTCGCCGCACGACCATGTTATCCCTTCCAAGCGCGTGTGGTCTCTACTGCTGGATTAGCAGCACGCCACCTCATCCTTGGATCATATCCAGCTTCACTTGAAGCAACTCTTGTTGCCTTTCCATGA